A window of Nitrososphaerales archaeon contains these coding sequences:
- a CDS encoding ECF transporter S component, translating to MTATRTVASTAVFTAFVAAATMAFSLSIPVTSGYFNVGEIMVYTAALLMGPYVGAFAGGVGSMLSDLSLGFPSYAPGTLVIKGIEGFLVGYLSSRTLANLPRSAWRATTVILGAAVGVLAAWLGSTYLSGGYQLALGFPIGPQATLSFSVPTVFWLALGAAIFIVILAVGLSADEKVGWTALAVLIGGAEMVVGYFLYESVALQLGFVSASGEVPFNITQALVGLLVAVPLSRTIKRIAGGRGAAAPAQA from the coding sequence GTGACCGCCACTAGGACGGTTGCCAGCACAGCGGTCTTCACGGCCTTTGTTGCAGCTGCGACGATGGCCTTCAGCCTCTCGATTCCCGTGACGAGCGGGTACTTCAACGTGGGCGAAATCATGGTCTACACAGCTGCGCTTCTGATGGGACCCTATGTGGGCGCGTTCGCAGGCGGGGTGGGCTCGATGTTATCTGACCTCTCGCTCGGCTTCCCAAGCTATGCCCCAGGGACCCTCGTAATCAAGGGAATTGAGGGGTTCCTCGTAGGTTACCTCAGCAGCAGGACTCTTGCGAACCTACCGAGGTCCGCATGGAGGGCGACGACTGTCATATTGGGAGCAGCGGTCGGAGTTTTGGCGGCGTGGCTGGGGTCGACCTACCTCTCAGGTGGATACCAGCTCGCACTCGGCTTCCCGATAGGTCCGCAGGCGACTCTGAGCTTCAGTGTGCCCACGGTCTTCTGGCTCGCGCTTGGTGCGGCAATCTTCATCGTGATCCTGGCGGTGGGACTCTCCGCGGACGAGAAGGTCGGTTGGACCGCACTGGCAGTACTGATCGGGGGCGCAGAGATGGTGGTCGGTTACTTCCTATACGAGAGCGTCGCGCTTCAGCTCGGGTTCGTGAGTGCTTCGGGCGAAGTGCCCTTCAATATCACGCAGGCGCTCGTAGGGCTGCTTGTTGCAGTGCCGCTCTCAAGAACCATCAAGAGAATAGCTGGAGGAAGAGGCGCAGCCGCGCCAGCCCAGGCTTGA
- a CDS encoding AIR synthase related protein: protein MERLGFGKIPIKVLGKTVLRMTGVTSARLLTGPNPGVDFAAVKVDGGYMIVSSDPITGVSSGIGEYAVVVSANDVATSGNAPQFMESIIMMPEDSTSKTLGRLAADMDAAAKRLGISVVGGHTEVTPGLKRPIVVVTAFSFVRSFVSSEMATAGDAILMTKTAGLEGTAVLAREARRLRRPLPSRLASDAVVLEKELSIVKEATAGFSSGHVHAMHDCTEGGVVGAAYEMSLASGLGFELYEEDVPVARVTREVCRRFSLDPLRLIGSGSLLIAVPESEQGAAARAIGKVAEVTRVGRFRKRGRFLVRADGKRETVGEAPADELWRALGRSR, encoded by the coding sequence ATGGAAAGACTCGGATTCGGCAAGATCCCGATTAAGGTTCTGGGCAAGACAGTCCTCCGGATGACAGGCGTCACCTCAGCGAGGTTGCTCACAGGGCCCAACCCGGGCGTTGACTTCGCAGCAGTGAAGGTCGACGGAGGTTACATGATCGTATCCTCCGACCCAATAACCGGTGTCTCATCGGGCATCGGAGAGTACGCCGTCGTCGTGAGCGCAAATGACGTCGCAACAAGCGGGAACGCGCCGCAGTTCATGGAGTCGATCATAATGATGCCAGAAGACTCCACCTCCAAGACGCTCGGCAGGTTGGCTGCAGACATGGATGCTGCCGCAAAGAGGCTCGGGATCTCGGTCGTCGGCGGTCACACCGAGGTCACGCCGGGGCTCAAGAGGCCGATCGTTGTCGTCACGGCATTCAGCTTCGTGAGGAGCTTCGTGTCATCTGAGATGGCTACCGCTGGCGACGCAATCCTGATGACAAAGACGGCAGGCCTAGAAGGCACGGCCGTGCTGGCACGCGAGGCCAGAAGGCTTCGCCGGCCCCTCCCCAGCCGACTCGCTTCAGACGCGGTCGTGCTTGAGAAGGAGCTCAGCATAGTGAAGGAAGCGACTGCTGGGTTCAGCAGCGGTCACGTGCACGCGATGCACGACTGCACAGAGGGAGGAGTCGTGGGGGCTGCCTACGAGATGTCGCTCGCGTCTGGCCTCGGGTTCGAGCTGTACGAGGAGGACGTCCCAGTCGCACGGGTGACGCGCGAGGTCTGCCGCAGGTTCTCGCTGGACCCACTCCGACTCATCGGCTCGGGGTCTCTCCTCATCGCTGTCCCCGAGAGCGAACAGGGTGCAGCGGCCCGCGCGATAGGGAAGGTCGCGGAGGTGACGCGGGTCGGGCGCTTCAGGAAAAGGGGGAGATTCTTGGTCAGAGCGGACGGAAAGAGGGAGACGGTCG